In one Polaribacter sp. ALD11 genomic region, the following are encoded:
- a CDS encoding GyrI-like domain-containing protein yields the protein MKTNTEVKQIEKLESAYISHKGKMEVIGSIYNKLVKWAAPKGLMNSKTKMLTIYHDSPKITDPNNIRMSACIVLNNPIKIDGEVNLRTIASTKSIVSRLEITPNEFQQAWEANFVWMVENGYKKSKIDPFEIYYNNAAEHPENKFIVDLCIPIL from the coding sequence ATGAAAACAAATACGGAAGTAAAACAAATTGAAAAATTAGAATCAGCCTACATTTCTCATAAAGGAAAAATGGAAGTTATCGGAAGTATCTATAACAAATTGGTTAAATGGGCAGCTCCAAAAGGCTTGATGAATTCAAAAACAAAAATGCTTACTATTTATCATGACAGCCCTAAAATTACAGATCCAAATAATATAAGAATGAGTGCTTGTATTGTTCTTAACAATCCTATAAAAATTGATGGAGAAGTAAATTTACGAACCATAGCATCTACAAAAAGCATTGTCTCTAGGTTAGAAATTACTCCCAACGAATTTCAGCAAGCTTGGGAAGCTAATTTTGTTTGGATGGTTGAAAATGGTTATAAAAAATCGAAAATTGATCCTTTTGAAATCTATTATAACAATGCAGCAGAACACCCAGAAAACAAGTTTATTGTAGACCTATGTATTCCTATTTTGTAA
- a CDS encoding TonB-dependent receptor yields the protein MKRVLFILLTICQFSLIAQTTISGKVTDSKNTPIFGANVYLDGTYDGTSTNQKGEFSFSTSEKGTQTLVISFISFETYIKTTDVSFFKNLKIKLRDDVNSLDAVVINAGTFEAGEKAKVTVLKPLDIVTTASALGDVMGALQTLPGTSTVDEDGRLFVRGGEAEETQIFIDGIRVFTPYAASAKNIPTRGRFSPFLFKGISFSTGGYSAEYGQALSSVLQLNTIDEPLEEKTDLSFMTLGLGVGNTQIWGNNSLSVNTSYINLAPYQEAFPDRNTWKKPVQSLSGEMVYRHKFKNESLLKLYGAFSYTDFELIQDDINFVDGFRFGLKNRNLYFNTSYKNKFGDNWRLETGMSFTNDHSNIKIIDDLITDNENSMHFKVKLKKQFSSRFKISFGSEYFMTNFNEDYTANNSNKFEYGFNNNIFASFAETDIFFSKNLATKIGIRAEHSELLNEFTISPRVSLAYKAGKNSQFSLAYGQFYQNPKNEYLKFSQNFKAENTSHLIANYQATKQGQIFRIEAYLKEYKDLVTYDDNRPIITSNFNNNGNGYAKGFDVFWRQNGKIKNTDYWVSYSYLDTKREYKNYPIAVRPSFASKHNLSVVAKHWVADWKSQIGFSYNFASGRNYTNPNEAGFLNNKTKNYNSLSINWAYLIDQQKILYFSVNNVLATQNVFGYNYKNTAEPNGNFNRQAITPNADRFFFVGFFWTISDNKKTNQLDNL from the coding sequence ATGAAACGCGTATTATTTATTCTACTAACAATTTGTCAATTTTCATTAATTGCACAAACAACAATCTCTGGTAAAGTTACAGACTCAAAAAACACTCCTATTTTTGGAGCAAATGTTTATTTAGACGGAACTTATGATGGAACCTCAACAAACCAAAAAGGAGAATTTTCTTTTTCTACATCAGAAAAAGGAACACAAACTTTAGTAATCTCTTTTATCTCCTTTGAAACCTATATTAAAACTACGGATGTTTCATTCTTCAAAAATTTAAAAATAAAACTAAGAGACGATGTTAATTCTCTGGATGCCGTGGTTATAAATGCTGGAACTTTTGAAGCTGGTGAAAAAGCAAAAGTTACCGTTTTAAAACCTTTAGACATTGTTACCACCGCAAGTGCTTTAGGCGATGTTATGGGTGCTTTGCAGACACTTCCCGGAACCTCTACAGTAGATGAAGATGGACGCCTTTTTGTTCGTGGTGGCGAAGCAGAAGAAACTCAAATTTTTATAGACGGAATTCGTGTTTTTACGCCTTATGCTGCCTCAGCAAAAAACATTCCTACTCGCGGACGCTTTTCCCCTTTCTTATTTAAAGGAATCTCTTTTTCTACGGGTGGGTATTCCGCAGAATACGGACAAGCATTATCGAGCGTTCTACAATTAAATACTATTGATGAACCTTTGGAAGAAAAAACAGATTTGTCTTTTATGACATTAGGTTTAGGTGTTGGAAACACACAAATATGGGGTAATAATTCACTTAGTGTAAATACTTCTTATATTAATTTAGCGCCTTATCAAGAAGCTTTTCCTGATAGAAATACCTGGAAAAAACCTGTACAATCTTTAAGCGGAGAAATGGTTTACAGACATAAATTTAAGAATGAATCTTTATTAAAATTATATGGTGCTTTTAGCTATACAGATTTCGAATTAATACAAGACGATATTAATTTTGTGGATGGATTTCGTTTCGGACTAAAAAACAGAAACCTTTATTTTAACACTTCCTACAAGAACAAATTTGGTGATAATTGGAGACTCGAAACTGGTATGAGTTTTACAAACGACCATTCTAATATTAAAATTATTGATGATTTAATTACAGATAATGAAAACTCAATGCATTTTAAAGTGAAACTTAAAAAACAGTTTTCCAGTCGATTCAAAATTAGTTTTGGTTCAGAATATTTTATGACCAATTTTAATGAAGATTATACTGCAAATAATAGTAATAAATTCGAATACGGATTTAACAATAACATTTTTGCTTCCTTTGCAGAAACGGATATTTTTTTCTCTAAGAATTTGGCAACTAAAATCGGAATTCGTGCAGAACATTCAGAATTATTAAATGAATTCACCATTTCACCAAGAGTTTCTTTAGCATACAAAGCAGGTAAAAACTCGCAGTTTTCTTTAGCTTATGGTCAGTTTTACCAGAACCCTAAAAATGAATATTTAAAATTCAGTCAAAATTTTAAAGCAGAGAACACATCGCATTTAATTGCCAATTATCAAGCTACAAAACAAGGTCAAATTTTTAGAATTGAAGCCTATTTAAAAGAGTACAAAGATTTGGTAACGTATGATGACAATCGACCAATAATAACAAGTAACTTTAACAATAACGGAAACGGGTATGCAAAAGGCTTCGATGTTTTCTGGAGACAAAACGGCAAAATAAAAAATACAGATTATTGGGTTTCCTATTCTTATCTAGACACAAAAAGAGAGTACAAAAATTACCCAATTGCGGTAAGACCTAGTTTTGCATCTAAACATAACTTGTCTGTGGTTGCAAAACATTGGGTAGCAGATTGGAAAAGTCAAATTGGTTTTAGCTACAATTTTGCTTCCGGCAGAAACTACACAAATCCTAACGAAGCAGGATTCTTAAACAACAAAACAAAAAATTACAACTCGTTAAGTATAAATTGGGCGTATTTAATTGATCAGCAAAAAATCTTATATTTCTCTGTAAACAATGTTTTAGCAACACAAAATGTATTTGGTTACAATTATAAGAACACTGCAGAACCTAATGGCAATTTCAATAGACAAGCAATTACACCAAATGCAGACAGGTTCTTCTTTGTAGGTTTTTTCTGGACAATTAGTGATAATAAAAAAACCAATCAGTTAGATAATCTATAA
- a CDS encoding GyrI-like domain-containing protein gives MKHEWRKKEKQVYIPKGKPEQIKISEYNFFTISGKGNPNSKHFSEYISVLYSLSYGVKMGLKKNPILEEYYDYTVYPLEGIWDISDEAKKTYKEASKLNKDDLVFTLMIRQPSFVTKKHALDTIKQVKLKKPNPLLSLVKFEKITEGNCIQMLHVGSYDDEARTFKIMEEFAENSNLKRQSKVHREIYLSDFRKVSTEKLKTVLRFKLK, from the coding sequence ATGAAACACGAATGGAGAAAAAAGGAAAAACAAGTTTATATTCCTAAAGGAAAACCTGAACAAATAAAAATTTCTGAATATAATTTTTTTACTATTTCCGGAAAGGGGAACCCAAATAGTAAACATTTTTCAGAATATATTAGCGTACTATATTCTTTGTCTTATGGCGTTAAAATGGGATTAAAGAAAAACCCTATTTTAGAAGAATATTATGACTATACTGTATACCCTTTAGAAGGTATTTGGGATATTTCTGATGAAGCAAAAAAAACTTACAAAGAAGCTTCAAAACTAAATAAAGACGATTTGGTTTTTACATTAATGATAAGACAACCTAGTTTTGTTACCAAAAAACATGCTTTAGATACAATTAAACAGGTGAAATTAAAGAAACCAAACCCTTTATTATCGCTAGTAAAATTCGAGAAAATCACAGAAGGTAATTGCATACAAATGCTACACGTTGGTTCTTATGACGATGAAGCAAGAACATTTAAAATAATGGAAGAGTTTGCAGAAAATTCAAATTTAAAAAGACAATCGAAAGTTCATCGAGAAATATACTTGTCCGATTTTAGAAAAGTCTCTACAGAAAAACTAAAAACGGTATTGCGATTTAAATTAAAATAA